Proteins encoded together in one Chaetodon auriga isolate fChaAug3 chromosome 20, fChaAug3.hap1, whole genome shotgun sequence window:
- the LOC143339322 gene encoding hydroxycarboxylic acid receptor 2-like: MLPEQNANFTTLNLTTPIPGGGRRGGCPPVGIQLEGVILPPVLTIDVILGLLGNVVALWIFCFKLKAWNPNNLFLFNLVIADFLALVSLPLRIDALLRGHWVFGDGLCRINLFLMFSNRTASIALMTVVAIYRYFKVVHPHHRFNRMTKRQAAFVSVLVWLLVISPRVPMLAYNHIKGSGKSTQCFFFTSYKEASRAIIILVGMHRILTVLEFIIPLAMLLFCSIRISRFLKERQMGKTDKVRKAMRVCAAIVAVFMVCFLPTTVTTIGVWVIRSYRPWDCASFYTFTQLTIVSLGLNFLNSALDPIIYIFSSSMFRKALCSSLPRVLRCRRDPDSENTASSSGTQSTTQQELQSMRADRASEAME, translated from the exons atgctGCCAGAGCAAAACGCAAACTTCACCACCTTAAACCTGACGACCCCAATCCCTGGTGGTGGTAGACGCGGCGGCTGCCCACCAGTCGGTATTCAACTGGAAGGTGTGATCCTGCCCCCAGTCCTCACCATCGATGTCATACTGGGGCTGCTGGGAAACGTTGTCGCCCTGTGGATCTTCTGCTTTAAACTGAAGGCCTGGAACCCgaacaacctgttcctcttcAACCTGGTCATTGCCGACTTCCTGGCTCTGGTGAGTCTACCGCTGAGGATCGATGCCTTGCTCAGGGGCCACTGGGTGTTTGGAGATGGCTTGTGCCGGATCAACCTCTTCCTGATGTTTTCCAACCGCACGGCCAGCATCGCACTCATGACCGTGGTGGCAATTTACCGCTACTTCAAG GTGGTTCACCCTCACCACCGGTTTAACCGCATGACCAAGCGGCAGGCGGCATTCGTGTCAGTGCTGGTCTGGTTGTTGGTGATCAGCCCACGTGTTCCCATGCTGGCTTACAACCACATCAAGGGCAGTGGGAAGAGCACCCAgtgcttcttcttcacttcttaCAAAGAGGCATCGCGAGCCATCATCATCCTGGTGGGCATGCACCGGATCCTGACGGTGCTGGAGTTCATCATCCCGCTGGCcatgctgctgttctgctcCATCCGGATCTCCAGGTTCCTGAAGGAGCGTCAGATGGGAAAAACTGATAAGGTCCGAAAGGCGATGCGAGTGTGCGCTGCCATCGTGGCAGTGTTCATGGTGTGCTTCTTACCCACCACGGTGACGACCATCGGGGTGTGGGTCATCCGCTCATACCGCCCATGGGACTGTGCCTCCTTCTACACTTTCACCCAGCTCACCATCGTGTCTTTGGGGCTGAATTTCCTGAACTCGGCCCTGGACCCCATCATCTAcatcttctccagctccatGTTTAGGAAGGCGCTCTGCAGCTCGCTGCCCCGCGTCCTGCGCTGCAGACGGGACCCAGACAGCGAGAACACGGCTTCCTCATCTGGAACTCAGTCCACCACTCAGCAGGAACTGCAATCCATGAGGGCTGATAGAGCGAGTGAAGCCATGGAGTGA